The following are from one region of the Streptomyces tuirus genome:
- a CDS encoding cellulase: MDDFERDLSRLMRDAQQHTPYEPEHRQRLHAGIRTRRRSRLLWKAGGSAVAVAGLSVALALLPNLLTRAQPADPRPQPETSPTASPDGTPTTEPSPTSPTPTLRPETSLPATTTGGATPSATTAPPTEPTPTATASESRTVTTRPAPPPSPTPTTAPPSALDSEEPSASASTE, from the coding sequence ATGGACGACTTCGAGCGGGACCTGTCGCGGCTGATGCGTGACGCCCAGCAGCACACCCCCTACGAGCCCGAGCACCGGCAGCGGCTGCACGCGGGCATCAGGACCCGCCGCAGGTCGAGGTTGCTGTGGAAGGCGGGCGGCTCCGCCGTGGCGGTGGCCGGACTCAGTGTCGCGCTGGCCCTGCTGCCCAACCTGCTCACCCGCGCCCAGCCCGCCGATCCCCGGCCGCAGCCGGAGACGAGCCCGACGGCCTCACCGGACGGCACGCCGACGACCGAGCCGTCGCCGACCAGCCCCACTCCGACCCTGCGGCCCGAGACGTCCCTGCCCGCGACCACCACCGGCGGCGCCACACCGTCCGCCACGACGGCCCCGCCGACCGAGCCCACCCCCACGGCCACGGCCTCCGAGAGCCGGACCGTCACGACGCGGCCCGCGCCGCCGCCCTCCCCGACACCGACGACGGCCCCTCCGTCCGCGCTGGACTCCGAGGAACCCTCCGCATCGGCCTCCACCGAGTAG
- a CDS encoding SigE family RNA polymerase sigma factor, with protein MEQVRADGFDEFAAARWSTLLHVARLLTGGDRQRAEDLVQEALVKLWFAWPKIADQAPEAYVRTVLVRLAARSARRRWWGERPVEQLPDRPGPVDVSSAVAERSRLEGALAQLSPNQRAAVVLRYYEDLPEAQVAQALGCPVGTARSHASRGVARLRQILSDAVRPVT; from the coding sequence ATGGAGCAGGTTCGGGCGGACGGCTTCGACGAGTTCGCGGCCGCCCGTTGGTCGACGCTGCTCCATGTCGCGCGTCTGCTCACGGGGGGCGACCGGCAGCGTGCCGAGGATCTGGTGCAGGAGGCGTTGGTCAAGCTGTGGTTCGCCTGGCCGAAGATCGCCGACCAGGCTCCCGAGGCATACGTGCGCACGGTGCTGGTACGGCTGGCGGCCCGCTCGGCGCGGCGGCGCTGGTGGGGGGAGCGTCCGGTGGAGCAGCTGCCCGACCGGCCCGGCCCGGTCGATGTGTCGTCCGCCGTCGCGGAGCGTTCGCGGCTGGAGGGGGCGCTGGCGCAGCTGTCGCCCAACCAACGGGCGGCGGTGGTGCTGCGCTACTACGAGGACCTGCCCGAGGCCCAGGTCGCACAGGCTCTGGGCTGCCCGGTGGGCACCGCCCGGTCCCATGCGTCACGCGGAGTCGCACGGCTCCGCCAGATCCTGTCCGACGCCGTCAGGCCCGTGACATGA
- a CDS encoding DUF6479 family protein, with amino-acid sequence MKSAWMEMAAGSGAVGIGLIVAGVVVVALLLGAFVLGVRVKRRELPTPRPDEQPRLPDGGPVRETSERREPEEVPRSDERLTPHQLKGHGTMSDRTSASQERPRWNEGSSGSFGSGGPGGG; translated from the coding sequence ATGAAGAGCGCATGGATGGAGATGGCCGCGGGCAGTGGCGCCGTCGGCATCGGGCTGATCGTGGCGGGTGTGGTGGTCGTGGCTCTGCTGCTGGGGGCCTTCGTCCTCGGCGTGCGCGTCAAGCGCAGGGAGCTGCCCACACCCCGTCCGGACGAGCAGCCGCGGCTGCCCGACGGGGGCCCGGTCCGCGAGACGAGTGAGCGCCGGGAGCCCGAGGAGGTCCCCCGCAGCGACGAGCGCCTGACGCCGCACCAGCTGAAGGGGCACGGCACCATGAGCGACCGGACGAGCGCGTCGCAGGAGCGCCCGCGCTGGAACGAGGGCAGCAGCGGTTCGTTCGGCAGCGGCGGCCCGGGCGGCGGCTGA
- a CDS encoding ferredoxin, producing the protein MTSTTSQQELFRFLEDRFACAQACTECARACALRASLVDPDGTENQELVRRKGIMCAEVCDATCRVLSEQNQVDESTIRVQVEWCRTVCLEAAHVFDRQPGAEDSAAACRTCARACTDFLATLN; encoded by the coding sequence GTGACTTCGACGACATCCCAGCAGGAGCTGTTCCGGTTCCTGGAGGACCGTTTCGCCTGTGCGCAGGCGTGCACGGAGTGCGCGCGGGCGTGCGCGCTGCGCGCCAGCCTCGTGGATCCCGACGGCACCGAGAACCAGGAACTCGTACGACGCAAGGGCATCATGTGCGCGGAGGTCTGCGACGCGACCTGCCGTGTGCTGTCCGAGCAGAACCAGGTGGACGAGAGCACCATCCGGGTCCAGGTGGAGTGGTGCCGGACCGTGTGCCTCGAGGCTGCCCACGTCTTCGACCGGCAACCGGGCGCGGAGGACTCGGCGGCGGCGTGCCGCACCTGTGCACGGGCGTGCACCGACTTCCTCGCCACGCTGAACTGA